The region CCTGCTCAGGTGTTAGGGTGTAGTTTTCATATTTTGTACCAGTAACATTAGCCAGTCTATCATATAAGTCCATAGCCACCTTGACTGAAAACATATCAAAGGTTGTTGGCCCTTCGTCATTATAAATCGGTAAAAGCATGGGGTCTGGCTTAGGAATATGGGGAGCAATCCTTTGTACGACTGCCCTTTCTCCTACTGTATCAGCCACAACTTCCACATCAAAATTCTTAAGGTAACGAATGCCTCCGTGGACTAGCTTGGTTGACCTTGATGAGGTTCCTTCAGCAAAGTCCTGCATTTCAATAATTCCTGTTTTCATGCCAGCCGCTGCTGCTTGAAGGGCTACACCAGCCCCTGTGATACCTCCACCAATGACTAATAAGTCAAGCTCACCCTCTTGAATTTTTTCTATTGATTTTTCCCTCGAATACTTCGAAAACTCCATTATTTTTCCCCTTCCTTATCACTAGCAAATAACCTGGTCGCCTTAACAGCACGTTTCCAACCCTTGTATAAATCTTCCCTGCGACCTGCATCCATATCGGCTTCAAACATATCTCCTAGGGCATAAAATTCACGGATTTCATCAATGTCCTTCCAATAACCTACTGCAAGACCTGCTAGAAAGGCTGCACCAAGGGCTGTAGTCTCAAGATTTCCAGCCTTTTGAACGGGTACATCTAAGATGTCTGACTGAAACTGCATGAGGTAGCTATTGTTGGCAGCTCCCCCATCAACCTTGAGGACAGGAATGTTGATCCCCGTATCAGCCTCCATGGTCTCAATAACATCACGCACCTGGTAGGCAATTGATTGCAGGGTAGCCTTAACAATATCGTTGTCGCTTGTTCCGCGGGTTAGACCAAACATCGAACCCCTTGCTTCCTGATCCCAATAGGGAGCACCAAGTCCAACAAAGGCTGGCACCACATAAACTTCATCATCATTGGTCGATTTTTTAGCGGCCGCTTCTGAATCACTTGAGTTTTCAATCATATGTAGGCCATCTCTCAACCACTGGATAGATGAGCCGGCTACAAAGATACTTCCTTCAAGGGCATAGTAGATTTTTCCGTTAATACCGTATCCAATAGTTGTAAGTAGCTTGTTGTCTGAATACTGAGGACTTTCCCCTGTATTCATAACGATGAAGGAACCAGTCCCGTAGGTATTTTTCACCATCCCAGGCTCAAAGGCCATCTGACCAAAGAGTGCTGCCTGCTGGTCTCCTGCCATTCCTGAAATTGGAACCTTACTACCAAAGAAGTGATAGGCCTGAGTTTCTCCGTAAATTTCTGAATTTGAAGCCACCCTTGGAAGCATGGCCACAGGTATATTTAGGAGGTCCAAAATCTCTTGGTCCCACTTCAAGTCATTAATATTAAAGAGCATGGTTCTGCTGGCATTAGAGTAGTCAGTCACGTGGACATCACCATCAGTAAGCTTCCAAACCAACCAGCTATCAATGGTACCAAATAAAAGCTCTCCCTTTTCAGCTCGCTCCTGGGCACCTTCAACATTATCTAAAATCCAGCGAATCTTGGTTGCTGAAAAATAAGCATCGATTACAAGCCCTGTTTTCTTGTGGAAAAAGTCCTCATAACCATCCTTCTTGAGCTGATTAGCGATACCTGCTGACTGCCTTGACTGCCAGACAATGGCATTATAGATGGGCCTACCTGTCTCCTTCTCCCAAATAATGGTTGTTTCACGCTGGTTAGTAATACCAATTCCTGCAATCTGATCAGGCTTAATCCCTGACTCAATAAAAGAACCTGCTATTACTGATTGCACTGAATTCCAGATTTCATTGGCATTATGCTCAACCCAACCTTCTTGGGGGAAGTACTGGGTGAATTCCTTTTGGGAACTACTTATGTGATTACCTTTTTTATCATAAATAATTGCCCTTGAGCTTGTTGTACCTTGGTCGATGGCCATAATATATTTGTCTTCCACAATTTTTCCTCCTAATGTATCCGCTTTCTATAAAGCTATAATATCCTTTTTTTAAAAACTTTTACCATCAAAATATCACATGATTTCATCAATTTTTGACAGTTTTTTCTAAAAAACCTTATTTTATATGCCTTCAGAAAGATTATTTGAAATCTTAATTTCTTCGATTAAGGCTTCAATCTGCCTTAAATCATAATTACTTTCATATTCAGACAGACGATACAACTTGCAATTTTTATTGACCTTGATTGACTGCCGGCAGGTTATTAGAAGATCATAATCCTGCTTGGGATTATAGCTTTCAATATTGATCCCCTCCTGACCCATTCTTAAATTTTGATAAAGATAGTGACTATAATTTAGGGCAAATATGGGCAGACTTTCTTGGTCGATGGCAATATTGACTAAACCTGTACTATTAAAGTCAATGAAGGAGAGGATATTGATATAGCTTACCAGCAGGTAATTTTTGACCCCGCAGGCAGGTTCCTCCTTCTTATAGTTCTTAAGCTCCTTGAGGGCAATAGCCTGTAATTTACTAGCCAGCCTAAACAAATCCCTACTTATGAGATTTTTTTGCCTCCTTAAAAGATTAGTCCAGTCATACCTTTCTAGGGAACCATCAAAGAAAAAAAGGCGATTACTACTTTTAGCCAAATAAAAGCCAACCTGCTTTTCAAGCTTAAGCGATATCCTCCTAGTCGGATAGTGCTTCAAAATATACTCCCTAATATAGACATCAAGCATGGCTGTCGGAAGCCTCTTACTCCGCAAAAGCTCATAGCCATACTGCCTCTTCTCATCAAGAAGACCCAAGGAGTTGACAAAGGCATAGAGGGCCAGACTTTCAAAGTCAACATTCTTAGAATGAAGCTTCCTAGCATAGACCTCAACAAAGGGCCTAATATCCTGGTAGAGTTGGTCCACCTGAAAAATTTTATTAGCCCGTCTTAAGGGAATTTTTTTATCACCCAGTAAACGAATCCGCAAGCGACTGATTTCCAGCCAAATTAAGAGCCTGGCCTCAAGGTCTGAGCTGACCTTATCAAGGGAAAATTCAGCCAACAAATCTCTTGCTACCTGCCTCACCTGCTTCTTTGAAAAATATTCACCAAAGAAGCTGGTAGAATTTTGGTACATGTATTCAAAAATAAGGAAGTAAAAATAGCGAATCTGGATTTCTTCCCCTTCCATACTGCCATTTTTGATGAAAAGACCGAATTCTTTTAGTAATAGATTAAGTTTTTTTATCCTGCGAAAGATTGACGATTCACTGATCGAAAATTTTTGGGCCAGGTAAACAATCGATAGCTTCTGCTCAACCATAAGCTCCCTTAAAAAAAGGAACTCAAGACTATCCTTGAGATAAAAGGCTGTAATTCGGTCAAGATTAAGGCCAGGCCTAAGGCTTAGGCTTACAAAAGTTTGGCTAAGCTTGAAGCTAATCCCACAACTACCCATAAGCTCAAGCTCACAAAGCTCCTTCATATAGAGTTTTAGCGTATTGATTGATAGATTAAGGTGATGACCAAGCTCACTTAAACTAACCTCATCATTTAAGATTAAATAACGCAAGAGCTCAATCTTTAAGGACTCTCTTTTATCAAGTAGTGCTTCTATTCTCATACCTTCTCCAAATCTTATAAAGTCATCATTATCTACCTCAAGAATATAATCATTTGGAAACACTGTCAAAAATTTCACCCATTTAAAAGAAAAAAACCAGGACTTTAGTCCTGATTTTCTGGATTTTTAAGGGCATAAATTTTATGGGCAAAGTCAGGACTTATAGCTATCTTGGCTCCAGGAAGAATAAGTGAGATCTCATCGCCTTCCTTAAGGAGTTCAGTTTCCTGATCAAGCTTTAAGCCACTTTTTTCAACAAAGTCTAAAAGCTCAGTTGAGTCATCAAATCGTTTAATAAGGATTTTATCGCCATCTTCAAAGTCAAGAAGGGATTCCCCGTACTCTTCATGGATAATCTCACCCTGCTTAATTAGGCTACCGTGAGGGCAGGTAGTTGGCTGGCCTAGAAAATTATACAGGCGGTAGAAAAAATCTGGGTCCTTAACATGCTCAAGCTCTTCTGCCAAGTCATGGACCTCCCTTAGGGAGTAACCCAGCTTATCGTACAGGAATCGCTCAAAAATTCGATGGTTGTTGATTATTCTTGCCGTATCATAAGCCCCCTTATCACTAAGAATTGCTCCCTTGTAGGGGGTATAGCTTATATAGCCCTTCTCTGCCAACTTCAAAAGCATTTCAGAGACCGATGGAGGTGAGACCTTGAGTTTTTGGGACAGCACCTTATTGGACACATGATTGTTGAGCCCTCCATTTTGATATATAGCTTTTAGGTAATCTTCTTGGTTAGCATTATTGACATGTTTCTTCATCTGACCGTCCTCTCTTTCCTTAATTCTACCATTATTTTTTAATAAAAAAACCTATATGTAATATATAGGTTTTCTTGTTTAGAATGTAGATGTTAGTTCTGCTGTGTATTTGATTGTCGCCACTACCATATCACCAGGGCTAACGCGTAGATCTTTTCCAACGAGATTTGATTCTACTGAAATGCTTTTAAGTTCCTTAGTAGAATATCCAGCCTTAGGACCAAGTTCATCATACGCGAATACTTTTGTACTTACGCCTGGGCTAAGTTTGACTGTTGGGTTACTAGAAGATTTAAAAACAATAGTTGCTAATTTAGCAGGAATTCTAGCTAACTCTTTCCCACCTCGGTCAGTCTGTATTATATCGTTTGCCAAGGTTGCCGATACTGCCCATTTAGTCTTACTATTGGAACTAAAAACTTCTATCTTATCATTAGCAATATCCTTGTACTCAATTGTAAAATTAGTGTCAGTCAGGACTATTGTACTTGCAGTATTATCAGTCGAGATTGATTTAAGCTTTACAGTATCACCACCTTCTACAAATGATGCCTTAATATTTTGATCCTTTGTATCCGTAATTGTAGGCTCTGCTGGCGGGTTTGTTGGCGGGTTTGTTCCATCAGCGTGGACCAGGTTAGTCCCGCCAAGGGCAACTGTGGCTAAGAATACTGTAGCCAGTGCTAGTAACTTCTTAAATGAATTCATGTCACTACTCCTTCTATTTTTAAAAGGGCCAGGTAGAAAGAATAATTTTATAAATAATCAATAATTTCGGTTGTGGGTTTTCTACCTGACCTTAGGTACAATATTACTAGAGGTAATATTTGGGCAACAGGATACAGTATAACATACATGTATATATACCACAATATTTTGTATTTTTATGCATAAAAAATAAAAAACTCACAAAATAGCGTGAGTTTTATTAAGAAAATATTAATTTTTAAAAGTACTAAAATTTTATTTTAGACCTTGGTAAATATTATTTATGTTCCACTCCATCATTTGATAGTAACTATCACCTTCCTCACCTTCCTTGGCTAAAGAATCTGTAAAGAGCTTGGAAGCAATCTTGCGACCAGTGTTTCTTGCCACAGCTTCCATGGTTTTAGGTGAAACGCTTGTTTCAACAAAGAGGGCCGGAACATCACGCTCCTTAACAATATCATCAATCCTTACCATCTGCTCAGGTGTACCTTGATTATCGGTGTTAATTTCCCAGATGTATTCAGCATCCATGGCGTAGCGTTTAGCAAAATACTTAAAGGCACCCTCACTGGTTACAAGAACCCGTCTTTCTTCAGGAATTTCAAGTAATTTTTTGGCCCCTTCTTCATCTAATCTTTGCAGTTTAGCAATATAGCTTGCGGCATTTTTTTCATAGACATCCTTGTTTTTAGCATCGTATGAAACCAGCTGATCCTTGATATTTTCCACGTATTTTATTCCGTTTTGAATATTAAGCCAGGCATGGGGATCTTCTGTCTTTTCACTTGAATCTTCCGTCAAATAAAGGGGAGTCACACCTTTTGTAAGCTCATAGGCATGGTCTTCCTTTCTTGAGTTAACAAGCATCTTTTCAAACCAACCCTTGGCTGTCTCAAGATTAAAGCCATTATAAAAAACCAAATCAGCCTTATCCATCTTCTTACTATCCTCAGGCGTTGGCTCATAGGAGTGGGGGTCAACTCCAACAGGTACAATATTATTAACTGAAACCTTATCACCACCTACATTTTTAACCATGTCTCCGATGATTGAGTAGGAAGCAACAACATTTATCTTATCACTATCTGCATCTTGACTCTTTTTAGAACAAGCAGCTAAGGCCACAAAAGAGGCAAGCATTAAGACTAGATAAGTTAATTTTTTACGCATTATTATTTACTCCTTTTATATTTAGTAAAATTGATAAAATTATTTTTCGGTGAAAGAACAAATGAAATCATGAAAACAAGGGATCCAATCAAAACAATGGTTGCACTTGTTGGCAGATTATAGTGAAAGCTGATAAAAACTCCCACCAGGCCATAGAGAACACCCAAAAGGCTTGAGCTTAAAATCATCTTAGACAGATGCTTTGTCCACAAGTAGGCCGTGGACGAAGGAATAACCAGCATGGCAACGACAAGGACAATCCCAACCTCTGAAAGAGAGGATACTGTAAAAATCGTCAAAAGAAACATGAGAAGATAGTGGTAAAAATCATTTTTTAGGCCGTAGGCCTTAGAAATAACCGGATCAAAACTTGTAATCAAAAGCTCCTTGTAAAAGAGGCAGATGATAAAAATTACCACAAACATCAGGATGACTGACTGAAAAATCTCCTGGGGCGTGACCGCCAAAATATTTCCAAAGAGGACATGATTCAAATCAACTCCACTCTTAAGATTACTAATTAGGACAATTCCTAGGGCAAAAAATGAAGATAAAACAATCCCAATTGCCGTGTCAGCCTTGAGTTTACTTTTCTTGCTGATAAATTCAATCAGCATGGCCGCAAGGATTCCAAAGATACTGGCACCTATTAAGGCATTGATTCCAAGCATGTAAGATACCGCAACACCAGGTAAAACTGCATGTGAGAGGGCATCGCCCATGAGTGACAGCTGCCTTAAAACGATAAAACTTCCAAGAATGCCAGACACTATTCCCAAGGTCACTGATATAAGGAGGGCATTGGTCATACTCACTGGAAGATTTAAAAAATCAGCCAACCAAAATAAAATATCCATTAATTTTTTACCCCCTTTAAATCAAGATCAAACAAGGTCTGTCCGTAAGCCCGCCCAATCATATCTCTAGTGAAAATTTCAGCTACTGGGCCAGCTCCCACTAGTTCCTTGTTGATAATAATTAGGTTATCAAAATAGTCCGTTACCTTATTAAGATCATGATGGACAGTCAGAATGGTCTTCCCCTGGGCCTTCAAATTATCAATAATATCAATGATTATTCTTTCACTCACCATATCGATTCCAACAAAGGGCTCATCTAAAAAGTAATAGTCAGCTTCTTGAGCCAGGGCACGTGCAATAAAAACCCTTTGAAGCTGTCCACCTGAAAGGCTCGATAAGGGAGCATTCTTATAATCCTCTAAACCCACCTCTTCTAAGGCCTTAAGAGCAAGCCCCCTTTCCCAAACGCCAGGTCTTTTAAAAAGTGGTAATTTGGGATAGGTTCCCGTCAAGATTACCTCAAAAACTGTAATCGGAAAGGACAAATCAATCTCACTTCTTTGGGGAACATAGGCAATCCTCCTCTTCAAAGATTGGATAGTTCGGTCATTAAAATAACCGTCTCCCCCTGCCTTTTTTATCAAGCCCAAAAGGGACTTTAAAAAAGTTGATTTACCAGCCCCATTGGGGCCAATTATTCCAATTGAACTTCCTAGGGCATCGATTTCAAAATTGATATCCTTTAGGGCCTCACGCCCCCCGTAGGAAACACTTAATTCCTTTACTTTAAACATAGAAACCTCTTATTTTTTGATTTTAAATATTTTATAATAATTACTTTGTTAATTTAGTTTAACCTAAATTTTATTTTTAGGCAAGCCTTAATTATTTATTAATAAAAAAAGTAATGGGTAAGATGCCCATTACTTGATTTTTTAAATATGGATTGGTAGACCATCAGCAAGTTCACTTGTATCCATGATTGCTTCACCCAAGGTTGGATGGGGATGGATGGTCATTGAAATATCTTCGCTGGTTAGACCATTTTCAATGGCTAAGGAGAATTCACTGATCAAATCACTAGCTCCAGGGCCTGCAATTTGAGCTCCAATGATGACATGTTCCTTCTTGTCGCTTACAATTCGGACAAAACCATTTGTTTCATTCATGGTGATGGCACGCCCATTGGCTGCAAATGGGAATTTTGAAACTATAACATCAAGTCCCTTCTCTTTGGCACTCTCAGGAGTTTCTCCCATGGTTGCAAGCTCAGGATCACAGTAGGCAACAGCTGGAATGGCTACTGCACAGTTGGTGAAGTCTTCTCCTGCAACTACTGCTGCAGCAACTTTTGCTTCGTAACTTGCCTTATGGGCAAGCATTGGTCCCTCAACAATGTCACCAATGGCATAGATATGAGGTACACTTGATTGCTGGCGATTATTGACAACAATCTGACCGCGGTCAGTAAGTTTAACATCTGTGTTATTAAGCCCAACCTCATCAGTATTAGGACGGCGACCAACAGAAACTAGACAGTAGTCAGCTTCAATTGTCTCTTCCTTCCCATCAACCTCATAGGTAACCTTAACAGAATTTTCATCCTGTTCAGATTTTTTAGCCATGGCATTAGTTATGACCTTAATTCCCTTTTTAGTAAACTGCTTAAGGGCTACATCAATCATCTCTTGGTCAAAACCATTTAAAATATGTGGCAGTCCTTCAAGAATTATAACCTCAGACCCCAGATTGGCATATGCACCTGCAAGTTCTGAACCAATAACCCCACCACCGATAATAATAAATCTTTTTGGAACCTCTGGAAGAGAGAGGGCACCAGTTGAATTTACTACTCGTCCTTCAAATTTGAAGTTAGGAATTTCAATGGGACGGCTTCCTGTCGCCACGATACATGACTTAAATTCAAGCAGATGAGACTCATCACCTGAGATAACATTTAAGACTTGATTGTCGTTAAAACGAGCTTCTCCTCTAAGGATTTCCACCTTATTCTTTTTAAGGAGCATCTCAACTCCTCCAGTCAGGGTTTTAACAACCTTATCATTCTTCCATTTCTGAGTTTCTTCCCAATCAAGGGTTGCTCCCTTAGAATGAACTCCCATGATTTTTTTCTCATCATGGATTTGGTCATAGTAAGCATGACCTGCATTAATTAGAGCCTTTGATGGGATACAGCCCACATTAAGACAGACTCCACCAATGTTATCACGCTCAACAATAACGACCTTTTGTCCTAACTCAGCTGCACGGATGGCCGCAACATAACCTCCAGGACCACTTCCAATAACAACTAAATCAACACTTTTTGCCTGAGAACCTACAACCATTTATTAAACCTCCATCAGCATGTAGTTAGGATCAGCAAGTAATTTTTTCAAATAATTTATAGCTGATTGGGCTAACATTCCATCAATTAACCTATGGTCAAATGAAAGAGATAGTTTCATCATGTTACCAACAACAATCTCACCCTCTTCATTGACAACTGGCTCTTTAGCAATTGTTCCAAGCCCTAGGATTACTGATTCATTAACGTTAATAACCGGAGTAAACCAATTTCCACGGGCAGAACCAATATTTGAGATGGTGATAGTTGATCCACTTGATACATCAGGTGTCAATTTACCGTCCCGTGCCCTAGTTGCAAGGTCTGCAATTTCACTTGCAATAGCCAAAATAGACTTGCTGTCAGCATTTTTCACTACTGGGACAAAGAGACCACTTGGGGTGTCAACAGCAATTCCCACATTAATAGCTTCAGGGTAAACAATCTCAGACTTGGCCATATCGACATGGGCATTTAGATCTGGGAATTTTTTAGCCATGGCTGATAAAGCCTTAGCCACATAAGCTA is a window of Streptococcaceae bacterium ESL0729 DNA encoding:
- a CDS encoding metal ABC transporter ATP-binding protein is translated as MFKVKELSVSYGGREALKDINFEIDALGSSIGIIGPNGAGKSTFLKSLLGLIKKAGGDGYFNDRTIQSLKRRIAYVPQRSEIDLSFPITVFEVILTGTYPKLPLFKRPGVWERGLALKALEEVGLEDYKNAPLSSLSGGQLQRVFIARALAQEADYYFLDEPFVGIDMVSERIIIDIIDNLKAQGKTILTVHHDLNKVTDYFDNLIIINKELVGAGPVAEIFTRDMIGRAYGQTLFDLDLKGVKN
- a CDS encoding metal-dependent transcriptional regulator; translated protein: MKKHVNNANQEDYLKAIYQNGGLNNHVSNKVLSQKLKVSPPSVSEMLLKLAEKGYISYTPYKGAILSDKGAYDTARIINNHRIFERFLYDKLGYSLREVHDLAEELEHVKDPDFFYRLYNFLGQPTTCPHGSLIKQGEIIHEEYGESLLDFEDGDKILIKRFDDSTELLDFVEKSGLKLDQETELLKEGDEISLILPGAKIAISPDFAHKIYALKNPENQD
- a CDS encoding metal ABC transporter permease, producing the protein MDILFWLADFLNLPVSMTNALLISVTLGIVSGILGSFIVLRQLSLMGDALSHAVLPGVAVSYMLGINALIGASIFGILAAMLIEFISKKSKLKADTAIGIVLSSFFALGIVLISNLKSGVDLNHVLFGNILAVTPQEIFQSVILMFVVIFIICLFYKELLITSFDPVISKAYGLKNDFYHYLLMFLLTIFTVSSLSEVGIVLVVAMLVIPSSTAYLWTKHLSKMILSSSLLGVLYGLVGVFISFHYNLPTSATIVLIGSLVFMISFVLSPKNNFINFTKYKRSK
- a CDS encoding helix-turn-helix domain-containing protein — encoded protein: MRIEALLDKRESLKIELLRYLILNDEVSLSELGHHLNLSINTLKLYMKELCELELMGSCGISFKLSQTFVSLSLRPGLNLDRITAFYLKDSLEFLFLRELMVEQKLSIVYLAQKFSISESSIFRRIKKLNLLLKEFGLFIKNGSMEGEEIQIRYFYFLIFEYMYQNSTSFFGEYFSKKQVRQVARDLLAEFSLDKVSSDLEARLLIWLEISRLRIRLLGDKKIPLRRANKIFQVDQLYQDIRPFVEVYARKLHSKNVDFESLALYAFVNSLGLLDEKRQYGYELLRSKRLPTAMLDVYIREYILKHYPTRRISLKLEKQVGFYLAKSSNRLFFFDGSLERYDWTNLLRRQKNLISRDLFRLASKLQAIALKELKNYKKEEPACGVKNYLLVSYINILSFIDFNSTGLVNIAIDQESLPIFALNYSHYLYQNLRMGQEGINIESYNPKQDYDLLITCRQSIKVNKNCKLYRLSEYESNYDLRQIEALIEEIKISNNLSEGI
- the glpK gene encoding glycerol kinase GlpK, which produces MVEDKYIMAIDQGTTSSRAIIYDKKGNHISSSQKEFTQYFPQEGWVEHNANEIWNSVQSVIAGSFIESGIKPDQIAGIGITNQRETTIIWEKETGRPIYNAIVWQSRQSAGIANQLKKDGYEDFFHKKTGLVIDAYFSATKIRWILDNVEGAQERAEKGELLFGTIDSWLVWKLTDGDVHVTDYSNASRTMLFNINDLKWDQEILDLLNIPVAMLPRVASNSEIYGETQAYHFFGSKVPISGMAGDQQAALFGQMAFEPGMVKNTYGTGSFIVMNTGESPQYSDNKLLTTIGYGINGKIYYALEGSIFVAGSSIQWLRDGLHMIENSSDSEAAAKKSTNDDEVYVVPAFVGLGAPYWDQEARGSMFGLTRGTSDNDIVKATLQSIAYQVRDVIETMEADTGINIPVLKVDGGAANNSYLMQFQSDILDVPVQKAGNLETTALGAAFLAGLAVGYWKDIDEIREFYALGDMFEADMDAGRREDLYKGWKRAVKATRLFASDKEGEK
- a CDS encoding metal ABC transporter substrate-binding protein encodes the protein MRKKLTYLVLMLASFVALAACSKKSQDADSDKINVVASYSIIGDMVKNVGGDKVSVNNIVPVGVDPHSYEPTPEDSKKMDKADLVFYNGFNLETAKGWFEKMLVNSRKEDHAYELTKGVTPLYLTEDSSEKTEDPHAWLNIQNGIKYVENIKDQLVSYDAKNKDVYEKNAASYIAKLQRLDEEGAKKLLEIPEERRVLVTSEGAFKYFAKRYAMDAEYIWEINTDNQGTPEQMVRIDDIVKERDVPALFVETSVSPKTMEAVARNTGRKIASKLFTDSLAKEGEEGDSYYQMMEWNINNIYQGLK
- the lpdA gene encoding dihydrolipoyl dehydrogenase; translated protein: MVVGSQAKSVDLVVIGSGPGGYVAAIRAAELGQKVVIVERDNIGGVCLNVGCIPSKALINAGHAYYDQIHDEKKIMGVHSKGATLDWEETQKWKNDKVVKTLTGGVEMLLKKNKVEILRGEARFNDNQVLNVISGDESHLLEFKSCIVATGSRPIEIPNFKFEGRVVNSTGALSLPEVPKRFIIIGGGVIGSELAGAYANLGSEVIILEGLPHILNGFDQEMIDVALKQFTKKGIKVITNAMAKKSEQDENSVKVTYEVDGKEETIEADYCLVSVGRRPNTDEVGLNNTDVKLTDRGQIVVNNRQQSSVPHIYAIGDIVEGPMLAHKASYEAKVAAAVVAGEDFTNCAVAIPAVAYCDPELATMGETPESAKEKGLDVIVSKFPFAANGRAITMNETNGFVRIVSDKKEHVIIGAQIAGPGASDLISEFSLAIENGLTSEDISMTIHPHPTLGEAIMDTSELADGLPIHI